The following are encoded in a window of Chondrinema litorale genomic DNA:
- a CDS encoding DUF2809 domain-containing protein — MPQKRNRFKYILLMGIVIILGLLSRTPIIPEFIYPYLGDILYALLIYLFVGFLFPAKSSKWVLVAAISFCYIIEISQFYHAPWIDSIRNTILGSLILGFRFLWSDLFAYGAGVAIGFMLEKRILLKHIQQKAPVKHPQ; from the coding sequence ATGCCTCAAAAAAGAAATAGGTTCAAGTATATCTTATTAATGGGAATTGTAATTATTTTGGGTTTGCTTTCTCGTACGCCTATTATCCCAGAATTTATCTATCCGTATCTGGGTGATATCCTTTATGCTTTGTTGATCTATCTGTTTGTGGGATTTTTATTTCCTGCAAAATCATCTAAATGGGTTTTGGTAGCAGCTATCTCTTTTTGTTATATAATTGAAATTAGCCAGTTTTACCATGCTCCCTGGATCGATTCTATTCGAAATACAATCTTAGGGAGCTTGATTTTAGGATTTAGATTTTTATGGTCAGATTTGTTTGCTTATGGTGCCGGAGTAGCTATAGGTTTTATGCTTGAAAAAAGAATCTTATTAAAACACATCCAACAAAAAGCACCTGTTAAGCACCCACAGTAA
- the trhA gene encoding PAQR family membrane homeostasis protein TrhA, which translates to MRSTFKLSKEQLRYEIANSLSHGAGLVFGIISIPILIIYAIYNSGAKGIFGAATFGAGFLMVYTFSTLYHSFHKPTVKNFLQKLDHISIYYLIAGSYTPFILAYVNDMKGLILLAVLWFLALAGTIFKIFFTGKYDLISTLIYLAMGWLFLAVADSFFQSFPMDCLIMVISGGISYTIGVIFYRWESLPYHHAIWHVFVLGGSICHYFAVLLTVGA; encoded by the coding sequence ATGAGATCAACTTTTAAATTAAGCAAGGAGCAATTGCGCTACGAAATCGCCAACAGCCTTTCACACGGGGCAGGTTTGGTATTTGGCATAATCTCCATCCCGATTTTAATCATTTATGCCATTTATAACAGTGGTGCTAAAGGTATTTTTGGTGCAGCTACTTTTGGGGCAGGCTTTTTAATGGTATATACTTTTTCTACTTTATACCATAGTTTCCATAAACCTACTGTTAAAAATTTCTTACAGAAACTAGATCACATCAGCATATATTACCTCATTGCCGGAAGTTATACGCCATTTATTTTGGCTTATGTAAACGACATGAAAGGGCTCATTTTGCTGGCTGTACTTTGGTTTCTAGCTTTAGCTGGTACCATTTTTAAAATTTTCTTTACCGGAAAATACGATCTAATTTCTACACTAATCTATTTAGCAATGGGCTGGCTTTTTCTGGCAGTTGCTGATAGCTTTTTCCAGAGTTTCCCGATGGACTGCCTTATAATGGTAATTAGTGGCGGTATTTCTTATACCATTGGTGTTATTTTCTATCGCTGGGAATCACTGCCTTATCACCATGCGATTTGGCATGTATTTGTGTTGGGTGGTAGCATTTGCCATTACTTTGCAGTACTACTTACTGTGGGTGCTTAA
- a CDS encoding toll/interleukin-1 receptor domain-containing protein, with protein sequence MAGAENTYLHEVFISYAWGGESESFVNELQASLEVRGLTIVRDKTGGLDYRGMIKEFMEKIGDGNYVITIISNKYLRSENCMFELMEIAENGNFHDRIYPVILEDAQIFNPVERLEYVKYWEDKIDELEEAIKTVESTNLQGISDDKILYEKIRSTIAGLMDILRNMNTLTPQMHRQSGFEELFNALDARVSTSDKLQSSGTAIKQQITESREKSDFTYDIFLSFGSEDASFSRKLGGTLRAYGFRVFMSNDSLSKEAGKSFFDQIDFALKSSHHFLLVCTPNSMDSGWVKHEYQAFFNQFYIPSNGERRLMLMKGEGFSFDILPTLFTGIQVVSEVEEVVTALTGNDVIVEEEIQIEATEVVEEEEVVEPIKLETEKPPKLVEQPKKVEPAKTQQEKSENLKKEPLENANLARRKKKRDIRVSKSDLDPWMGSAFLIAYILLYLYSIYTTVNAVNTPSEESEQSALLALILGLIMSFIYYFASKDTMKILGFWLRILLYAFLSLSGLFILEISSKEEPFFLIFSGVALIPASVTYIIRNKQKVLNWEQMVVKAISYILFYMMFLIPLAVLD encoded by the coding sequence ATGGCAGGAGCAGAAAATACATATTTGCACGAAGTATTTATATCATATGCTTGGGGTGGCGAAAGTGAAAGTTTTGTAAACGAGTTACAAGCTTCATTAGAAGTGCGAGGACTAACAATTGTACGAGATAAAACTGGCGGGCTAGACTACAGAGGGATGATTAAAGAGTTTATGGAGAAAATTGGGGATGGCAATTATGTAATTACGATTATTAGCAACAAATACCTAAGGTCAGAAAACTGTATGTTTGAGTTGATGGAGATTGCTGAGAATGGCAATTTTCATGATAGGATTTATCCAGTAATTCTTGAAGATGCCCAAATTTTTAATCCGGTAGAAAGATTGGAATATGTAAAATATTGGGAAGATAAAATTGATGAATTAGAAGAAGCAATAAAAACAGTAGAGAGTACTAATTTACAAGGCATCTCCGATGATAAAATCCTTTATGAGAAGATAAGGTCTACCATTGCCGGTTTGATGGATATCCTTAGAAATATGAATACGCTCACACCACAAATGCATAGGCAATCTGGATTTGAAGAGCTTTTTAATGCTTTAGATGCGAGAGTTTCTACATCAGATAAATTACAGTCATCGGGTACGGCTATTAAACAACAGATTACCGAAAGTAGAGAAAAGTCTGATTTCACTTATGATATATTCTTAAGCTTTGGTAGTGAAGATGCTAGTTTTTCAAGAAAGTTAGGTGGCACCCTGAGGGCATATGGTTTTAGAGTTTTTATGTCTAACGATAGTCTTTCAAAAGAAGCAGGCAAATCTTTCTTCGATCAAATTGATTTTGCTTTAAAATCTAGCCATCACTTTTTATTAGTCTGCACACCTAATTCAATGGATTCTGGTTGGGTAAAGCATGAGTATCAAGCATTTTTCAATCAGTTTTATATTCCATCAAATGGAGAAAGAAGATTGATGTTGATGAAAGGTGAAGGTTTTAGTTTTGATATTCTTCCCACTTTATTTACTGGTATACAAGTAGTTAGTGAGGTAGAAGAAGTAGTTACCGCATTAACAGGAAATGATGTAATAGTAGAAGAAGAGATTCAAATAGAAGCTACAGAAGTTGTTGAAGAAGAGGAAGTTGTTGAACCAATAAAACTTGAAACAGAAAAACCTCCTAAATTAGTAGAACAGCCTAAAAAAGTTGAACCTGCAAAAACTCAACAAGAGAAAAGTGAAAACTTAAAGAAAGAACCACTAGAAAACGCAAATCTGGCAAGGCGTAAAAAGAAAAGAGATATTCGAGTATCTAAATCGGATTTAGACCCTTGGATGGGTTCGGCTTTTTTAATTGCCTATATTTTGCTTTACTTATACTCTATTTATACAACAGTGAATGCGGTAAATACACCTAGTGAAGAGAGCGAACAATCGGCATTATTAGCACTTATATTGGGTCTAATAATGTCATTCATTTATTATTTTGCATCCAAAGACACAATGAAAATTCTTGGATTTTGGCTTAGGATTTTATTGTATGCTTTTTTGAGTTTATCAGGTCTTTTTATCTTAGAAATCTCTTCAAAAGAAGAGCCTTTCTTTTTAATTTTTTCGGGTGTGGCATTAATACCTGCTTCTGTTACTTACATCATAAGAAACAAACAGAAAGTTTTAAATTGGGAGCAAATGGTGGTTAAAGCCATTAGTTACATTCTTTTTTATATGATGTTTTTAATTCCTCTTGCTGTTTTAGATTGA
- a CDS encoding LytR/AlgR family response regulator transcription factor — MKILIIEDEAPAFRRLQQLINEVIKDAEIIDVIDTVKDTVAWFNTKPAPDLVFMDIQLADGLSFEIFKETEVKCPVIFTTAFDEYTLQAFKVNSIDYLLKPVKKEELAHSINKLQQLKENLGGQNKQQPELSELIEVFRQQTTPYKSRFLVKLGERLISISEDDIAYFYAEDGYVLIKTKSNQKFTIDHTLDELEKMLDPHLFFRLNRQFLARFQAINEIQSYFKGKLAVSLAPEWNEHVIVSREKAPLFKNWLNA, encoded by the coding sequence ATGAAAATTTTAATTATAGAAGACGAAGCGCCTGCTTTTCGCCGATTGCAACAATTGATTAATGAAGTAATTAAAGATGCAGAAATTATAGATGTAATCGATACAGTGAAAGATACAGTTGCATGGTTTAATACTAAGCCAGCACCTGATTTAGTCTTTATGGATATACAACTGGCAGATGGCTTAAGCTTTGAGATTTTTAAAGAAACTGAGGTAAAATGTCCAGTAATTTTTACCACTGCTTTCGACGAATACACCTTGCAGGCTTTTAAAGTAAATAGCATCGATTACCTGCTAAAACCTGTGAAAAAAGAAGAGTTGGCTCACAGCATAAACAAACTGCAACAACTTAAGGAAAATCTTGGTGGACAAAACAAACAACAACCAGAACTCAGTGAATTAATTGAAGTTTTTAGGCAGCAAACAACTCCTTACAAAAGCAGATTTTTAGTAAAATTAGGAGAGAGACTCATATCTATTAGCGAAGATGATATTGCCTATTTTTATGCAGAAGATGGTTACGTGCTCATCAAAACAAAATCGAACCAAAAGTTTACCATCGACCATACTTTGGATGAGCTAGAAAAAATGCTAGATCCACACTTATTTTTCCGTTTAAACAGACAGTTTTTAGCTCGGTTTCAGGCAATTAACGAAATACAATCTTACTTTAAAGGCAAATTGGCTGTTTCACTTGCACCGGAATGGAATGAGCATGTAATTGTAAGTAGAGAGAAAGCCCCATTATTTAAAAACTGGTTAAATGCTTAA
- a CDS encoding sensor histidine kinase: MKKYLTERNIRYTGIIFLSLLLPNVTDLPCSGLDIEYALAFMHTFIFWEGDVFIIKFFRKKFTGIDQTAKRITYAAISIILYTVLAKTAIKLFAAQIGWITFDGYHDLYGEFMVSFITTTTIGIVYETHYFFVQWKKEIIAAEKLKNQQLKMELSVLKNQISPHFLFNSLNTLVTLIEEKHENAAKFTEKLSEVYRYILQNKEKELVKLEDELKFAESYLFLLKMRFGDNLDFEKDIKNEQLNKYVPPLTLQILIENAIKHNIVSHSQPLTIQLYSQENSRLIIQNTLQKKKYVKDSTRTGLENIKKRYQFISKEKVDIITTESYFMVALPLIKVEQNEMKLSV, encoded by the coding sequence ATGAAGAAATACTTAACAGAAAGAAATATCAGATACACAGGCATAATTTTTTTAAGCCTATTACTTCCCAATGTTACTGATTTACCTTGTAGTGGATTGGATATAGAATATGCTTTGGCTTTTATGCATACTTTTATTTTTTGGGAAGGTGATGTTTTTATTATTAAGTTTTTTAGAAAGAAATTTACTGGAATAGATCAAACCGCTAAGCGAATTACCTACGCTGCAATATCCATTATTTTATATACTGTACTGGCAAAAACAGCCATTAAATTATTTGCTGCTCAAATCGGCTGGATCACTTTTGATGGATATCACGATTTGTATGGTGAGTTTATGGTAAGTTTTATCACCACCACCACCATCGGTATTGTTTATGAAACACATTACTTTTTTGTACAATGGAAAAAGGAAATTATAGCTGCTGAAAAGCTCAAAAACCAGCAATTGAAAATGGAGCTTTCTGTACTTAAAAACCAAATTAGTCCACATTTTCTTTTTAATAGTTTAAATACTTTGGTTACGCTAATTGAAGAAAAACACGAAAACGCAGCCAAATTCACAGAAAAACTATCTGAGGTTTATCGATACATTTTACAGAATAAGGAGAAAGAACTGGTTAAGCTTGAAGATGAACTAAAATTTGCCGAATCGTATCTATTTCTATTAAAAATGCGCTTTGGTGATAATTTAGATTTTGAAAAGGACATCAAAAATGAACAACTTAATAAATATGTGCCTCCACTTACTCTTCAAATATTAATTGAAAATGCGATTAAGCACAATATCGTATCTCATTCACAACCACTTACCATACAGCTCTATTCTCAAGAAAATTCAAGATTGATAATTCAGAACACACTACAAAAAAAGAAATATGTGAAAGACTCCACCAGAACCGGTCTAGAAAATATTAAAAAACGCTATCAATTTATCTCTAAAGAAAAAGTAGACATCATTACTACAGAAAGTTATTTTATGGTAGCCTTGCCATTGATAAAAGTAGAGCAAAACGAAATGAAATTGAGCGTATGA
- a CDS encoding TonB-dependent receptor, with product MKKSLPLFFTIIVLGSLYNCAIAQTQTIRGTILDAQADYPLIGATVIVVGSDPVKGSTTDLDGKFKIENVSTGRHTLLIQYVGYKTITLPNVLVTAGKESVLNVKLEESVEQLDEIVVTSESDKDLPNNEMAKVSARTFSLEEVTRYSGGRNDVARLASNFAGVSTADDSRNDIVVRGNSPTGMLWRIEGVSIANTNHFSTLGTTGGPVSALNTNLLRSSDFLTGAFPAEYGNAVAAVFDINFRSGNTEKYEFTGQMSAFSGMEFMAEGPISKKNDASFIASYRYGIASLAATGTSATPYYQDFSFKLNSGKTKLGRFELFGMGGLSNIDFLGDDIDETDLFANPNEDAYVDNQLALFGLKHTISLNKTTYLQSVVGFSSLHNTYEEDALIRDESGNTIQKYRSVDLDDTQNRINISSTLNKKFSARLNMRAGIVTEIFGVNSLVDDRDNRVEIPDENNDGIPDYFIRYRDTDTSFPLIQTFAQGEYKFTDDFSLTAGLHSQYLEFNGSFALEPRAALSWQFRPNQRLSIAYGYHSQMVPLPTLLLEEVVNGVNVRTNEDLDFIRSHHFVLGYDRRLGNDWRLKAETYYQQLTKIPIESAPSSFAAINDGSDFAFSEKGSLVSEGTGFNYGLELTLEKFFSQGYYMLLTTSLFDSRYKGSDGVERNTAFNNQYVVNLLFGKEWKVGKEQRNALTFDTKLANSGGRFYTPINLEATRANLGREVLYEDEAYSKQYDPYFRWDVKFGFRLNSRTKNISHQFFVDFQNVTDRRNVFVERYNEVTDEIDIVEQIGFFPDVLYRIQF from the coding sequence ATGAAAAAATCATTGCCTTTATTTTTCACAATAATCGTATTAGGCTCGCTCTATAACTGTGCTATTGCTCAGACACAAACCATTAGAGGAACCATTTTAGATGCACAAGCAGATTATCCATTAATTGGTGCAACTGTAATTGTTGTAGGATCAGACCCTGTAAAAGGAAGTACAACCGACTTAGATGGTAAATTTAAAATTGAAAATGTAAGCACTGGCAGACACACTTTGCTTATTCAATATGTAGGTTACAAAACCATAACACTACCTAATGTATTGGTAACCGCTGGTAAAGAGTCTGTACTTAATGTAAAACTAGAAGAATCTGTAGAGCAGCTCGATGAGATTGTGGTAACAAGTGAATCAGATAAAGACTTGCCGAATAACGAGATGGCAAAGGTGAGTGCTCGAACATTTAGTTTGGAAGAAGTTACCAGATACTCTGGTGGTAGAAATGATGTAGCTCGTTTAGCTAGCAATTTTGCAGGTGTTAGTACTGCTGATGATTCTAGAAACGATATTGTTGTAAGGGGAAATTCTCCGACAGGTATGTTATGGAGAATAGAAGGGGTTTCTATTGCCAATACCAACCATTTTTCTACTTTGGGCACAACAGGTGGGCCAGTAAGTGCACTTAATACGAACTTGTTGCGTAGTTCCGATTTTTTAACTGGTGCTTTTCCCGCGGAATATGGTAATGCTGTAGCAGCAGTCTTTGATATTAATTTTAGAAGTGGCAATACAGAAAAGTATGAATTTACTGGACAAATGAGTGCTTTTAGTGGAATGGAGTTTATGGCTGAAGGACCCATTAGCAAAAAGAATGATGCTTCATTTATTGCTTCTTATCGCTATGGCATAGCTAGTTTGGCAGCAACAGGCACTTCTGCCACTCCTTACTATCAGGATTTCTCTTTCAAATTAAATTCTGGAAAAACCAAACTAGGTAGGTTCGAGCTTTTTGGCATGGGAGGTTTGAGTAATATAGATTTTTTAGGTGATGACATAGACGAAACAGATCTTTTTGCCAACCCGAATGAAGATGCTTATGTAGATAATCAGTTAGCTTTGTTTGGATTAAAACATACAATCAGTCTCAATAAAACCACCTATTTACAATCTGTTGTAGGTTTTTCATCGCTACATAACACTTACGAAGAAGATGCTTTAATAAGAGATGAATCTGGAAATACCATTCAAAAATACAGAAGTGTAGATTTAGATGATACACAAAATCGTATCAATATTTCATCTACTTTAAATAAGAAATTTAGTGCTAGATTAAATATGCGAGCAGGTATTGTTACCGAGATTTTTGGAGTAAATTCTTTGGTAGACGATAGAGATAATCGAGTAGAAATTCCTGATGAGAATAATGATGGCATTCCAGACTATTTTATCAGATACAGAGACACAGATACCAGTTTTCCACTCATTCAAACTTTTGCACAAGGGGAATATAAGTTTACAGACGATTTTAGCTTAACCGCGGGTTTACATTCCCAATATCTAGAGTTTAATGGTTCTTTTGCTTTAGAACCAAGAGCTGCATTGAGTTGGCAATTTAGACCAAACCAGCGATTGAGTATTGCTTATGGCTATCATTCTCAAATGGTTCCTTTACCAACATTATTATTAGAGGAAGTGGTGAATGGTGTAAATGTGAGAACCAACGAAGACTTGGATTTTATCAGGAGTCATCACTTTGTTTTAGGCTATGATAGAAGGTTGGGTAACGATTGGAGGTTGAAAGCGGAAACCTATTATCAGCAATTAACCAAAATACCTATTGAATCTGCACCAAGTAGTTTTGCAGCAATTAACGATGGTTCTGATTTCGCTTTCTCAGAAAAAGGCTCATTGGTGAGTGAAGGAACTGGATTTAATTATGGTTTAGAATTAACACTAGAAAAATTCTTTAGTCAAGGTTATTACATGTTGTTGACTACTTCATTGTTTGATTCGAGATATAAAGGAAGTGATGGAGTGGAGCGCAATACGGCATTTAATAACCAGTATGTTGTAAATCTACTTTTCGGTAAAGAATGGAAAGTAGGTAAAGAACAGCGCAATGCGCTTACATTCGATACCAAGCTGGCAAATTCTGGTGGTAGATTTTACACACCAATTAATTTAGAAGCAACTCGTGCTAACTTGGGTAGAGAAGTTTTGTATGAAGATGAGGCTTATAGTAAACAATATGATCCGTATTTCCGCTGGGATGTAAAATTCGGTTTTAGATTAAATAGCAGAACTAAAAATATATCTCACCAGTTCTTTGTCGATTTCCAAAATGTTACAGATAGGAGAAATGTATTTGTTGAGCGATACAATGAAGTAACAGACGAAATTGACATAGTAGAGCAAATAGGCTTCTTTCCAGATGTACTTTACAGAATACAATTCTGA